One segment of Mycolicibacterium sp. YH-1 DNA contains the following:
- the mltG gene encoding endolytic transglycosylase MltG, giving the protein MSDDWGRERPQPTAVGAPRRGMSRTERARASRNNRRRRTVTALSITALIVVVVGAVFLGSRMWHGLFGTGDDYTGAGVADVIVEVHNGDSTTAIGQALQEKGVVATSRAFVDAASGNSAISAIQPGFYKVRTEIPAADAVKRLADPKSRVGLMVIPEGRQLDDTADVRTNAVTDGIFSLISKATCVSLDGTEQCVGGDSLKDAASSGEPSALSIPQWAVEPIKAVGDDHRRIEGLIAPGTWNVDPSASAMEILSELIAASVAQYEANGLLAAGAAEGMSPYEILTVASLVQKESMPDDFAKVARVIYNRLIAADHRRLEFDSTVNYSLDRQEVATTDGDRARDTPWNTYVREGLPATPICSPGLPALAAAEHPEPGDWLYFVTVDLQGTTLFTRDYQQHLANIEVAQRNGVLDSAR; this is encoded by the coding sequence ATGTCTGATGACTGGGGCCGCGAACGACCGCAACCGACGGCGGTGGGAGCACCTCGACGCGGCATGAGCCGCACCGAGCGAGCCCGCGCCAGCCGCAACAATCGGCGTCGCCGTACCGTCACCGCCCTCTCGATAACCGCGCTGATCGTCGTCGTGGTCGGCGCGGTGTTCCTCGGCTCGCGGATGTGGCACGGACTGTTCGGCACGGGTGACGACTACACGGGCGCCGGTGTAGCCGACGTGATCGTCGAGGTGCACAACGGCGACTCGACGACGGCGATCGGACAGGCGCTGCAGGAGAAGGGTGTGGTGGCGACCTCGCGGGCGTTCGTCGACGCCGCCTCGGGTAACTCCGCCATCTCGGCCATTCAGCCCGGTTTCTACAAGGTGCGCACCGAGATTCCCGCTGCCGACGCGGTCAAGCGGCTGGCCGACCCCAAGAGTCGTGTGGGTCTGATGGTGATCCCGGAGGGCCGCCAACTCGACGACACCGCGGATGTGCGGACGAACGCCGTCACCGACGGCATCTTCTCGTTGATCTCCAAGGCGACGTGCGTGAGTCTCGACGGGACCGAACAGTGCGTCGGTGGCGATTCCCTCAAGGACGCCGCCTCATCCGGGGAGCCGTCGGCGCTGTCGATCCCGCAGTGGGCGGTCGAACCGATCAAGGCGGTCGGTGATGATCACCGCCGCATCGAGGGTCTCATCGCACCGGGTACGTGGAACGTCGACCCGTCAGCGTCGGCGATGGAGATCCTCTCAGAGCTCATCGCGGCCAGCGTCGCGCAGTACGAGGCCAACGGGTTGCTCGCCGCGGGAGCCGCGGAGGGTATGTCGCCGTACGAGATCCTGACTGTCGCGTCGCTGGTGCAGAAGGAGTCCATGCCGGACGACTTCGCAAAGGTGGCCCGCGTGATCTACAACCGGCTGATCGCAGCCGACCACCGGCGGCTCGAGTTCGACTCGACGGTCAACTACTCGCTGGACCGCCAGGAGGTGGCGACCACCGACGGCGACCGCGCCAGGGACACCCCGTGGAACACCTATGTCCGCGAGGGACTTCCGGCGACACCGATCTGCTCACCGGGGCTGCCCGCGCTGGCGGCCGCCGAGCACCCGGAGCCGGGGGACTGGCTCTACTTCGTGACCGTGGACCTGCAGGGCACCACTTTGTTCACCCGTGACTACCAGCAGCACTTGGCCAATATCGAAGTGGCCCAACGCAATGGTGTGCTCGACAGCGCCCGCTGA
- the ruvX gene encoding Holliday junction resolvase RuvX codes for MTHPDDRQPDRPGPSDPGRGPRVGVDVGTVRIGVAVSDPDGILATPVETVRRDRTDKHVRRLVRLIEELGAVEVVVGLPRTLADRTGPSARDAIAVADALAARIAPIPVRLADERLTTVTAQRSLREAGVRAKGQRAMIDQAAAVGILQNWLDQRRHVQADHSGADDV; via the coding sequence GTGACCCATCCCGACGATCGCCAACCGGACCGGCCCGGGCCATCCGACCCCGGACGTGGACCACGGGTTGGCGTCGACGTCGGCACCGTCCGGATCGGTGTCGCCGTCAGCGATCCGGACGGGATTCTTGCGACGCCAGTGGAGACGGTGCGCCGGGACAGGACGGACAAGCACGTCCGTCGGCTGGTGAGGCTCATCGAGGAACTGGGGGCCGTGGAGGTGGTGGTGGGATTGCCGCGGACGCTGGCCGACCGAACTGGACCGTCGGCGCGCGATGCCATCGCCGTCGCCGATGCACTTGCCGCGCGTATCGCACCCATCCCGGTGCGTCTCGCAGACGAACGATTGACCACCGTGACTGCACAGCGCTCCCTGCGTGAAGCAGGGGTGCGCGCGAAGGGACAGAGGGCGATGATCGACCAGGCCGCAGCTGTTGGCATCCTGCAGAATTGGCTGGACCAGCGGCGCCACGTGCAGGCCGATCACAGCGGAGCCGACGATGTCTGA
- the alaS gene encoding alanine--tRNA ligase, which translates to MQTHEIRKRFLDHFVKAGHTEVPSASVILDDPNLLFVNAGMVQFVPFFLGARTPPWDRAVSVQKCIRTPDIDEVGITTRHNTFFQMAGNFAFGDYFKKGAIEFAWSLLTNPVDQGGYGFDPERIWATVYLDDDEAISLWREVAGLPLERIQRRGMADNYWSMGIPGPCGPSSEIYIDRGPEYGIEGGPEANEDRYIEIWNLVFMQNERGEGTSKTDFEILGPLPRKNIDTGMGVERVACLLQEVDNVYETDLLRPAIDLIAGIAPRGYGVGNHADDVRYRVIADHSRTAAIIIGDGISPGNDGRGYVLRRLLRRVIRSAKLLGIDTPIVGDLMITVRDAMGPSYPELVDDFDRIHRIAVAEETAFNRTLVSGSKLFDDAAGATRASGATVLSGADAFALHDTYGFPIELTLEMAAESGLSVDEEGFRGLMAEQRQRAKADAAARKHAHADLSAYRDLVDAGPTEFTGFDELTSQATILGIFVDGKRVPVISHDIEGGSVDRVELVLDRTPLYAESGGQIADIGSITGTGSSGAAKAAVTDVQKIAKTLWVHRVNVESGEFVEGDTVSAAVDPKWRQGATQGHSGTHMVHAALRQVLGPNAVQAGSLNRPGYLRFDFNWQGPLSDDQRTQIEEVTNEAVQSDFEVNTFNTELDKAKAMGAMALFGENYPDEVRVVEIGGPFSIELCGGTHVHNSAQIGPVTILGESSVGSGVRRVEAYVGLDSFKHLAKERALMAGLASSLKVPSDEVPARVANLVERLRTAEKELDRVRLANARAAAVNAAAGAELVGKVRVVAQRMAGGISAADLRSLVGDIRGKLGSEPAVVALIAEGEGDTVPYVVAVNPAAQDLGLSANDLVKTVGAAVNGRGGGKADLAQGSGSGASGIDAALAAVRAEVGRS; encoded by the coding sequence GTGCAGACACACGAGATCAGGAAACGCTTCCTCGATCACTTCGTGAAGGCGGGCCACACCGAGGTGCCCAGCGCGTCGGTGATCCTCGATGATCCCAACCTGCTGTTCGTCAACGCCGGTATGGTCCAGTTCGTCCCGTTCTTCCTCGGAGCACGCACCCCGCCGTGGGATCGTGCGGTGAGCGTCCAGAAGTGCATCCGCACTCCGGACATCGACGAGGTCGGCATCACCACCCGGCACAACACGTTCTTTCAGATGGCCGGCAACTTCGCCTTCGGGGACTACTTCAAGAAGGGCGCCATCGAGTTCGCCTGGAGCCTGCTGACCAACCCGGTGGACCAGGGTGGGTACGGGTTCGATCCCGAGCGGATCTGGGCCACCGTCTATCTCGATGACGACGAGGCGATATCGCTGTGGCGTGAGGTCGCCGGTCTGCCCCTGGAGCGCATCCAGCGTCGCGGTATGGCCGACAACTACTGGTCGATGGGCATTCCCGGCCCGTGCGGCCCGTCGTCGGAGATCTACATCGATCGCGGACCCGAGTACGGCATCGAGGGTGGCCCGGAGGCCAACGAGGACCGCTACATCGAGATCTGGAACCTCGTCTTCATGCAGAACGAGCGGGGTGAGGGCACCAGCAAGACCGACTTCGAGATCCTCGGGCCGTTGCCACGCAAGAACATCGACACCGGCATGGGTGTCGAGCGCGTCGCCTGCCTACTGCAAGAGGTGGACAACGTCTACGAGACGGACCTGCTGCGTCCGGCGATCGACCTGATCGCAGGCATCGCGCCCCGCGGCTACGGTGTCGGCAACCACGCCGACGACGTGCGCTACCGCGTCATCGCCGACCACAGTCGCACCGCGGCGATCATCATCGGCGACGGGATCAGCCCGGGCAACGACGGCCGCGGCTACGTGCTGCGCCGCCTGCTCCGCCGTGTCATCCGGTCGGCCAAACTGCTCGGCATCGACACCCCGATCGTGGGCGACCTGATGATCACCGTGCGCGACGCGATGGGGCCCTCCTACCCCGAACTGGTCGACGACTTCGACCGCATTCACCGCATCGCAGTCGCCGAGGAGACGGCGTTCAACCGAACCCTGGTGTCGGGTTCGAAGTTGTTCGACGACGCCGCAGGCGCCACCAGAGCTTCCGGTGCGACAGTGCTCTCGGGCGCCGACGCATTCGCCCTGCACGACACCTACGGCTTCCCGATCGAACTGACCCTCGAGATGGCGGCCGAATCCGGGCTGTCGGTCGACGAGGAGGGATTCCGCGGCCTGATGGCCGAGCAGCGGCAGCGAGCCAAGGCAGACGCCGCGGCGCGCAAGCATGCGCACGCAGACCTCAGCGCATACCGCGACCTGGTGGATGCGGGTCCGACGGAGTTCACCGGATTCGACGAATTGACCTCGCAGGCAACGATTCTCGGCATCTTCGTGGACGGCAAGCGCGTTCCGGTGATCTCGCACGACATCGAGGGCGGCTCGGTCGACCGTGTCGAACTGGTCCTGGACCGCACACCGCTCTATGCCGAATCCGGTGGTCAGATCGCCGACATCGGCTCCATCACGGGGACCGGATCCAGCGGCGCGGCCAAGGCGGCCGTCACCGATGTGCAGAAGATCGCGAAGACGCTCTGGGTGCACCGCGTCAACGTCGAGTCCGGTGAGTTCGTCGAGGGCGACACCGTCTCGGCCGCGGTCGATCCGAAGTGGCGTCAAGGCGCCACCCAGGGCCACTCCGGTACCCACATGGTGCACGCCGCGCTGCGACAGGTGCTGGGCCCCAACGCGGTTCAGGCCGGATCGCTCAACCGGCCCGGTTACCTCCGATTCGACTTCAACTGGCAGGGACCGCTTTCCGACGATCAGCGGACCCAGATCGAAGAGGTCACCAACGAGGCAGTCCAGTCCGACTTCGAGGTCAACACCTTCAACACCGAACTCGACAAGGCCAAGGCCATGGGCGCGATGGCACTCTTCGGCGAGAACTATCCCGATGAGGTGCGCGTCGTCGAGATCGGTGGCCCGTTCTCCATCGAACTGTGCGGTGGTACCCACGTGCACAACTCGGCTCAGATCGGACCGGTCACCATCCTCGGTGAGTCATCGGTCGGATCGGGTGTGCGGCGCGTCGAGGCGTACGTCGGCCTCGACTCGTTCAAGCACCTGGCCAAGGAACGCGCACTGATGGCCGGCCTGGCGTCATCGCTGAAGGTGCCCTCCGACGAGGTGCCCGCCCGTGTGGCGAACCTCGTGGAGCGGTTGCGGACTGCCGAGAAGGAACTCGACCGGGTGCGCCTGGCGAATGCGCGAGCGGCTGCGGTGAACGCTGCCGCTGGCGCGGAACTGGTGGGTAAGGTCCGTGTCGTGGCACAGCGGATGGCCGGGGGTATCTCGGCGGCCGATCTGCGCAGTCTCGTCGGTGACATCCGCGGCAAGCTCGGCTCCGAACCCGCTGTCGTCGCCCTGATCGCCGAGGGTGAGGGTGACACGGTGCCGTATGTGGTCGCGGTGAACCCCGCAGCGCAGGACCTCGGCCTATCCGCCAACGACCTGGTCAAGACCGTCGGTGCGGCGGTGAACGGACGTGGCGGCGGTAAGGCCGACCTGGCTCAGGGCTCCGGCAGCGGTGCCTCGGGGATCGACGCGGCCCTGGCTGCCGTGCGTGCCGAGGTAGGCCGGAGCTAA
- a CDS encoding secondary thiamine-phosphate synthase enzyme YjbQ, which produces MQTDVLEVDTTRRRTVDVTEEVRSFCAGRGDGLCNVFVPHATAGLAIFETGAGSDDDVVEALERLLPRDDRYRHAHGSPGHGADHVLPAIVAPSVTLPVQDGRPLLGTWQSVVLVDLNRDNSQRSVRLSFVRG; this is translated from the coding sequence GTGCAGACCGATGTGCTCGAGGTGGACACGACGCGGCGGCGGACGGTGGATGTGACCGAGGAGGTGCGGTCCTTCTGCGCCGGCCGCGGTGACGGGCTGTGCAACGTCTTCGTGCCGCACGCGACGGCCGGCTTGGCCATTTTCGAGACGGGCGCCGGATCCGATGACGACGTGGTCGAGGCGTTGGAGCGCCTGCTTCCTCGTGACGACCGCTACCGCCATGCGCACGGTTCGCCGGGCCACGGCGCCGACCACGTGCTGCCCGCGATAGTCGCGCCGTCGGTGACTTTGCCTGTGCAGGACGGCCGACCGCTGCTTGGCACCTGGCAGAGCGTCGTACTGGTCGACCTGAACCGCGACAACTCACAGCGATCGGTGCGGTTGAGCTTCGTCCGCGGCTGA
- a CDS encoding GlsB/YeaQ/YmgE family stress response membrane protein — protein MTITGVITAILIGIVVGVLGRLVVPGKQHISVLVTVLVGIVAAFLGTALARAIGIPTVTGGIDWLELLVQVIVAALGVALVSAAIGRRRTGLLRR, from the coding sequence ATGACCATTACCGGTGTCATCACCGCAATACTCATCGGCATCGTGGTCGGCGTACTTGGCCGCCTCGTCGTGCCGGGCAAGCAGCACATCTCCGTGCTCGTCACGGTGCTCGTCGGCATCGTCGCGGCGTTTCTGGGGACAGCACTGGCGCGCGCCATAGGCATTCCCACGGTCACCGGCGGTATCGACTGGCTCGAACTTCTGGTGCAGGTGATTGTGGCCGCGCTGGGCGTCGCCCTGGTGTCCGCCGCGATCGGGCGCCGACGCACTGGACTACTGCGCCGCTGA
- a CDS encoding replication-associated recombination protein A yields MSDGLFDVSDPDPDVAAASSTLSPLAVRMRPAGLDEVVGQDHLLRPGSPLRRLAEGSGAASVILYGPPGTGKTTLASLISHATGRRFEALSALSAGVKEVRAVIDVARRAAVHGQQTVLFIDEVHRFSKTQQDALLAAVENRVVLLVAATTENPSFSVVAPLLSRSLILQLQPLAADDIRAVVQRAIADPRGLNGTVDVDPDAVELVVQLAAGDARRALTALEVAAEAGDRVTVEVIEQSLDKAAVRYDRDGDQHYDVVSAFIKSIRGSDVDAALHYLARMLTAGEDPRFIARRLMILASEDIGMADPTALPTAVAAAQTVQLIGLPEAQLTLAHATVHLATAPKSNAVTMALSAAMGDIKAGKAGLVPPHLRDGHYSGAAALGNAQGYAYPHDDPGGVVPQQYPPDELAGVDYYRPTSHGIEREIGSRLEKLRAIVRRVRR; encoded by the coding sequence GTGTCTGACGGACTGTTCGACGTCTCCGATCCCGACCCGGATGTGGCCGCGGCATCGTCGACGTTGTCGCCGCTCGCGGTCCGTATGCGCCCCGCCGGGCTCGATGAGGTGGTCGGCCAGGACCACCTGCTGAGGCCCGGCTCGCCGCTGCGGCGTCTCGCTGAGGGGTCGGGCGCGGCGTCGGTCATCCTCTACGGTCCGCCCGGCACCGGGAAGACCACGCTGGCATCGCTGATATCGCATGCGACCGGCAGACGCTTCGAGGCGCTGTCCGCGCTGTCGGCCGGAGTCAAGGAGGTCCGCGCCGTCATCGACGTCGCCCGGCGCGCCGCGGTGCACGGCCAGCAGACCGTTCTCTTCATCGACGAGGTCCACCGGTTCTCCAAGACCCAGCAGGACGCGCTGCTCGCCGCGGTGGAGAACCGCGTGGTGCTGTTGGTGGCGGCCACGACGGAGAACCCGTCGTTCTCGGTCGTCGCGCCGCTGCTGTCGCGGTCACTGATCCTGCAGTTGCAGCCGCTGGCCGCCGATGACATCCGCGCCGTGGTGCAGCGTGCGATCGCCGACCCGCGTGGTCTGAACGGCACCGTCGACGTCGACCCCGACGCCGTCGAGCTGGTGGTGCAGTTGGCCGCGGGTGACGCGCGGCGCGCGCTGACCGCACTCGAGGTGGCCGCCGAGGCGGGTGATCGAGTCACGGTCGAGGTCATCGAGCAGTCCCTGGACAAGGCGGCCGTGCGCTACGACCGCGACGGTGACCAGCACTATGACGTCGTCAGCGCGTTCATCAAGTCGATCCGCGGCTCGGATGTCGATGCCGCACTGCACTATCTGGCCCGGATGTTGACCGCGGGGGAGGACCCCCGATTCATTGCCCGTCGGCTGATGATCCTGGCGAGCGAGGACATCGGCATGGCCGATCCGACGGCGCTGCCGACGGCCGTCGCCGCCGCGCAGACCGTGCAGTTGATCGGCCTGCCGGAGGCGCAGCTGACGTTGGCGCACGCCACCGTGCACCTGGCGACCGCGCCGAAGTCCAACGCGGTGACCATGGCGCTGTCCGCGGCGATGGGCGATATCAAGGCGGGCAAGGCCGGGTTAGTCCCGCCGCATCTGCGCGACGGCCACTACTCGGGCGCCGCCGCCCTGGGCAACGCGCAGGGGTATGCGTATCCGCATGACGATCCCGGTGGTGTTGTGCCCCAGCAGTATCCACCCGACGAGCTGGCCGGTGTCGACTACTACCGGCCGACGAGCCATGGCATCGAACGTGAGATCGGCTCCAGGCTGGAGAAGTTGCGCGCGATCGTGCGGCGGGTCCGCCGCTAG
- a CDS encoding DUF3097 domain-containing protein gives MADRYGSDILARDPHGPKRKRSTERVIEMGLVVEDVATGYVGAVVHVEFGRMQLEDRKGRRKSFPVGPGYLIDGKPVILNPPLRRPPPAAPTRTASGSVAVHGARARTALPSRIYVEGRHDAELVEQVWGDDLRIEGVVVEYLGGVDDLVDIVAEFRPGPGQRLGVLVDHLVAGSKEARIAEAVRRGPGGEHTLVVGHPFIDIWQAVKPARIGAKAWPVIPRGTEWKHGVCEAMGWPHRDQADIARAWQRIRGSVRDWTDLEPDLIGRVEELIDFVTQPAT, from the coding sequence GTGGCAGATCGATACGGCTCCGACATCCTCGCCCGCGACCCGCACGGTCCCAAGCGCAAGCGGTCCACCGAACGCGTCATCGAGATGGGTCTCGTGGTGGAGGACGTGGCGACCGGGTATGTCGGCGCCGTGGTGCACGTCGAGTTCGGGCGGATGCAGCTCGAGGATCGCAAGGGCAGGCGCAAGTCCTTCCCGGTCGGCCCGGGCTACCTCATCGACGGTAAGCCGGTCATCCTCAACCCGCCGCTGCGGCGACCCCCGCCGGCCGCTCCGACCAGGACCGCATCGGGATCGGTCGCCGTGCACGGGGCCAGGGCGCGCACCGCGCTCCCCAGCCGGATCTACGTCGAGGGCCGCCACGACGCCGAGCTCGTCGAACAGGTGTGGGGCGATGACCTGCGCATCGAGGGCGTCGTGGTCGAGTACCTCGGCGGCGTGGACGATCTCGTCGACATCGTCGCGGAGTTCCGTCCCGGACCGGGGCAGCGACTGGGCGTCCTCGTCGACCACCTGGTGGCGGGGTCCAAGGAGGCCAGGATCGCCGAGGCGGTACGCCGGGGTCCCGGCGGCGAACACACCCTCGTGGTGGGGCACCCGTTCATCGACATCTGGCAGGCGGTCAAGCCGGCACGGATTGGTGCCAAGGCGTGGCCCGTCATCCCGCGCGGTACCGAGTGGAAGCACGGTGTCTGTGAGGCGATGGGCTGGCCACACCGAGATCAGGCCGATATCGCCAGGGCGTGGCAGCGGATCCGGGGGAGTGTGCGCGACTGGACCGACCTCGAACCCGATCTTATCGGCCGCGTCGAGGAACTCATCGACTTCGTGACGCAGCCCGCCACCTAG
- a CDS encoding SDR family NAD(P)-dependent oxidoreductase encodes MCRRPTPRCDDRGVIDASKYGPWAVIAGGSEGVGAEFARLVAEAGINLVLLARKAGPLEATATRCRESGVEVRTLSVDLAAPSACDEVAAATAGLEVGLLIYNAGANTCSAEFLDATPADFGRVVDLNVTTMMGLVSHFGGPMRERRRGGLLLVGSMAGYLGSVRHTVYGGVKAFGRIFAESLWLELREFDVDVLELVLGVTRTPAMERVGLNFNVPGLRVADPADVAREGLAQLANGPVFVAAGNDRDVARRNDPDRAKVVLETHEFMQRLIGPG; translated from the coding sequence ATGTGTCGACGCCCGACCCCGCGGTGCGACGATCGGGGGGTGATTGACGCATCCAAGTACGGGCCGTGGGCCGTGATCGCGGGCGGATCCGAGGGCGTCGGCGCCGAGTTCGCCCGGCTGGTCGCCGAGGCAGGCATCAACCTCGTGCTCCTCGCCCGCAAGGCCGGCCCCCTGGAGGCCACGGCGACCCGCTGCCGGGAGTCCGGTGTCGAGGTCCGCACGCTGTCGGTCGATCTGGCCGCTCCGTCGGCGTGCGATGAGGTTGCCGCGGCCACCGCGGGCCTCGAGGTCGGGCTGTTGATCTACAACGCAGGTGCCAACACGTGCAGTGCGGAGTTCCTCGACGCCACCCCGGCGGACTTCGGTCGTGTCGTGGACTTGAACGTGACGACGATGATGGGCCTGGTGTCGCACTTCGGCGGGCCGATGCGCGAGCGGCGGCGGGGCGGCCTGCTTCTCGTCGGCTCGATGGCGGGCTATCTCGGCTCGGTACGGCACACCGTCTACGGCGGGGTGAAGGCGTTCGGCCGGATATTCGCCGAGAGTTTGTGGCTGGAGCTGCGTGAGTTCGACGTGGACGTGCTCGAACTCGTCCTCGGTGTCACCCGCACACCCGCGATGGAACGGGTGGGGTTGAACTTCAACGTGCCTGGGCTGCGCGTGGCCGACCCCGCCGACGTTGCGCGCGAAGGCCTCGCGCAGTTGGCCAATGGACCGGTGTTCGTGGCGGCAGGCAACGACCGCGACGTTGCCCGGCGCAACGATCCCGACCGGGCCAAGGTGGTCCTCGAAACCCACGAGTTCATGCAGCGGCTGATCGGTCCCGGCTGA